CGCGCCAAGGCGGAGGCCGATGCCTCCGTCGAGATCGATCCGGCGCTTGGCGTCGGGCACTGGATGTGCGCCGTCGTGGCGCTCTACCAGCGGGATTTCGACATATCCGCCGAAAAATTCTTCGAGGCGGAGGCGCTCGCGCCCAACTCCGCCGATCTTCTCCTGCAGCATGCCGATGCGCTCGCCCATTTTGGCGAGGCGGAAATCGCCTGGGACAAGTTTCAGCAGGCCATAGACCTCAACCCGCTAGCCCCTGATATCTATTGGTGGGCAGGCGCCAGCATCGCGTTCAAACGGCAGGATTACGGCACGGCGGTAGAACTGTGCGGGCGGATGGAAAATGACGAACCGGCGCTGCGCGTTCTGACCGCAAGCCACGCGCTGCATGGCGATTTGGCCGCCGCCCGCGAAAGCGGCAGCAGGCTTCAGGAAAACTATCCGGGTATGACGGCGAGGGAGATCAGCAGCCTGTCTCCCGACCGCGACCCGATAGCGAATGAACTATTCTATAACGCACTTCGATTAGCTGGGATCAAATAGGAGATATTATGTCCTCGCATTTCTTCATTGTCGGAAAAAAGGGTTTTGGCGTTCTTTTCATTCGCACGGCTCCGCTTCGGGTTGCATCGGTATCGCATGAGACGATCGCCGCTTATGAAGCCAGCCATCCGGGCGTGGATGGTTATGCCCGCGTGGCAGCCGCTGCAAAATCCATGCTCGTTCGTCAGGACGGCGCGCCGGAGACAGAGCTTGACCAGGTGCAGATTCAGGGCATCGAGGCTCTCGTTGCCGGTGGCGCCGTGGTTTCCGAAGCCGATTTCGCCTTCATCGGCGAAGTGGTCGATGCCGGCTGGGACTTCAACCGCATGGTGCAGGCACCGATCGAAGCGGCCCTGAAGGCTGTCGGTCCGGCGGGTTCCGTCACCGGCGAACTGTTCGACGCCATCCTTGCCGACGACAGCAACACGGCAGGCTGATGGCGGCCCTCTTGCCTTGACCGGCGCCGATGCTCCCATGTCAGCGACCGCGGCTTCAGGGCATGCAGACGCTTCGTTCTTCGATCCCGGACTGCTTCGGCGGTTCGGGATTACCCGCGTCGGCGATGTGACCGGCCTTGATATTATCGGCATCCCGGTCTGGTTTGCGGCCCGGCCTAATTCGCGCGGCCTCTCCGTCTCGCAGGGCAAGGGGCTTGTTGCCGACCAGGCCCGGCTAGCGGCGATCATGGAGGCGATCGAAGGCGCGGTTGCCGAAGAAACCCGCAGACACGTCGCCGCTTTCGGCTCCATCGAGGAGATGCGGAACAAAGGTGTTCCCGTCATTTCCTTCGAGACCGTCGGCCGGATCGATCCGGACGCTCTGGATCCGCGCAAGGAACGCGCCTGGGTGAAGGGCACGTCCATTCGCCGGCAGCAGGGGGTCTTTGCCCCTTATGAACTCATCGGCATGGATTTCCGCGTGGATTTTCCATGGGACCGGCAGGCCTTCCGCATGAGTTCGCAAGGGCTCGCGGCAGGGTTCGACCATGACCATGCGGTTTTCCATGCCCTGCTCGAACTTATTGAAAACGACGCCAGCTTTCTCGTTGATACGTTCGAAACACGCGCCATCGCGCCACAACCGTTTCTCCTTCCGGCAGGAATGGACCCGTCGCTGGACGATCTCGTTCAGCGTCTTTCGAATATCGGCCTGCCGCCCTCCTTCTTCGATCTAACGAATACTCTCGGCGTGCCGGTGGTGATGGCGAGCCTGCCCCGATCGCTTCAGGCTGAGGACGGTCCAGCGACCCGCAGCGCCGCGGGTGCCGCCTGCCGCCCGAGCGCCCATGCGGCCGCCATGGCCGCACTGCTGGAGGCGATCCAGTCGCGGCTGACCGATATCAGCGGTGCAAGGGACGATCTCTCCCCGCTGCGCTACCAGCGCGACCTGTCAACATCGGACCCCACGACCGCCGGCGCGCGGCCACTACGGCGGATGCCAGCCGATCTCGGCTTTCCAGAAATCGATGTATCTCTGCCTCCATGGCGCCAGCTGGCGGAGCACCTCTTCATCAGCGGCATCGAGGATATCCATGTCTTTCCGCTGGAAACGGAGGTCTCCGGCCTGCATGTCGTCCGGGTTCTGGCAAGCGGGCTCGCCCCGGCCGGCGGCGGCCTGCAACGCATCTCGCCGCGCACGCTCGATCACCTGTTAAATCTCGGAGGCGCTTGATGAAGCCAGTGGTTTTTGCAGGCCCGTCCATCCACGGCATTGCAAATGAACATCTCTCCGGCCTCGATCGTCGCGGACCGGCTGCCTGCGGTGATATTTTCGATGCGGTGCGGCAAGGTGCCCGAACGATCGGGTTGATCGACGGTCTCTACGGCGATTGCGCCGCCGTGTGGCACAAGGAAATCCTGTTTGCACTGTCGAGCGGTATCACCGTTTTCGGGGCCGCCAGCATGGGTGCGCTGAGGGCGGCGGAATGTGAAGCCTTCGGCATGATCGGCATAGGCGACATCTTCGGGGCCTATCGCGACGGCCACCGTGTTTCCGATGCTGACGTGGCGGTGAGCCACGCGCCCGCTCAACTCGGCTACCGCCCGCTGACGATCGCTCTGGTCGATGCCGAGGCCACGCTCGCCGCCTGCGGTGATGCAATCACCCCGGAAGAATACGACGCGCTGGCCTCTGCCGCCCGCACCCTGCATTTTACCCGCAGGACCTGGCGCGCCATCACCGCTGAAGCCGGGCTTGGCCCCGCAACGGTAAATCTGCTCGCCGCCCACGCGGTATCCGCCAAACGAGACGATGCGGCCAGACTTCTGGCGGTGCTTAAGGATGAGCCATTGCCATCACCGCCGCCGCAATCATGGAAATTGCAGAACACCCTGTTTTTCCAGCAATTGGTGGCGCAACGGGTGGCTGGGGACGAAGCGTCGTGACCGCCGCTAGTCCCCTGTCGCTGGTGCCCGATTGCGGCGGTTTGATCCGCACGGTCGCGCTGGCGTTGCCAGCTGCTTTTTTTGCTGAAAACCGGGTAGAGGACACAGTTTCACCGCTCATCCCGTTCGGTAACCTGCTCTCGGCCCTGCCTTCGGATATTATTGCCGCTATCGTGATCGATAACGCCTCTCTTGCCCCGGCACGAAACTGGCTCGACAGCCTGCCGATCCGTTGCATCTGCGAACTTGTGCCCCTTTCTGGAAACTGCAATATCCCGCATCCGTGGATACAGGACATGTTCCATGTGCGGGCAAGTGATCGCGGACGAGGAGTTGCACCGGAACTTGTCTTGGCGGCGGAAAATAGTATCGGCGCTGGTCTGGCCGAGCATCTCGGAGCAGCAGTCACGCATTCGGACGTCGCCCTGGCAGGCGGCAACCAGCTTCTCGGCCCGGATTTTCGGCTGATAGGCCATTCCAGCCTTGTGGATGACAGCGGGATTGGACGGCAAGCAGCCGCGCCCGCACACCGACGGCAGAAAATTGAGGCATTCGACGGCAGAAGCGTCCACAGTTTCGGATATCGGCCGCAAGACCTCGGCGATCTCCCTTTCGATCTCTTGGCGGTACAGGTCGACCCGACAGCTATCGAGGGAAAGATGCACCAGTGTGGTTTCCACGTCGATCAGTTCGTTTCCGTCACCGGTCTCGAACGTGGTGGCAGTCCGCTCCTGCTCGTCG
The DNA window shown above is from Agrobacterium tumefaciens and carries:
- a CDS encoding YcaO-like family protein yields the protein MSATAASGHADASFFDPGLLRRFGITRVGDVTGLDIIGIPVWFAARPNSRGLSVSQGKGLVADQARLAAIMEAIEGAVAEETRRHVAAFGSIEEMRNKGVPVISFETVGRIDPDALDPRKERAWVKGTSIRRQQGVFAPYELIGMDFRVDFPWDRQAFRMSSQGLAAGFDHDHAVFHALLELIENDASFLVDTFETRAIAPQPFLLPAGMDPSLDDLVQRLSNIGLPPSFFDLTNTLGVPVVMASLPRSLQAEDGPATRSAAGAACRPSAHAAAMAALLEAIQSRLTDISGARDDLSPLRYQRDLSTSDPTTAGARPLRRMPADLGFPEIDVSLPPWRQLAEHLFISGIEDIHVFPLETEVSGLHVVRVLASGLAPAGGGLQRISPRTLDHLLNLGGA
- a CDS encoding TfuA-like protein produces the protein MKPVVFAGPSIHGIANEHLSGLDRRGPAACGDIFDAVRQGARTIGLIDGLYGDCAAVWHKEILFALSSGITVFGAASMGALRAAECEAFGMIGIGDIFGAYRDGHRVSDADVAVSHAPAQLGYRPLTIALVDAEATLAACGDAITPEEYDALASAARTLHFTRRTWRAITAEAGLGPATVNLLAAHAVSAKRDDAARLLAVLKDEPLPSPPPQSWKLQNTLFFQQLVAQRVAGDEAS